One window from the genome of Candidatus Didemnitutus sp. encodes:
- the ppc gene encoding phosphoenolpyruvate carboxylase has product MPTAHAAPRHAADELPLLRAEVRTLGARLGSIIERLEGAPTLQLVEELRLLAKDSRAGKTAAAGKLAARVRRLSPKQALNQAMAFTLFFELVNLAEENFRIRLLRARRADAEQRKESIAAAVAELKRRAVPADEVQAILEQLDIELVFTAHPTEAKRRTLLTKLAALADVLRHTPVGEMADSPEIEREIVSLWLTDRGRPTPPTVIDEARTGLWYFERTLYHVLPELQRDLAAALAKHYPTVRPPQGWLRFGSWIGGDRDGNPFVTGDVTRSVLKMERDLALTAMGRGLQRLGWSLTLSSLREPASPALARVAQKLGQHSADWDEIKRRHEFEPYRLLVFTLRSRLRDAKHPLTESELREALAAIDASLRRSRAAVIADGTLRDVESRAATFGLHTARLDLRQHSAWHARAVAALLARDDYPELPEDEKCRLLASAIKAPPPAPADATGDLKAALESLDAVRGAPSEALGIYIVSMTNDVSDLLEVVLLQTVAGTCLPVSPLFETLEDLENAPRVLEQLFDQPVYRRWLKRQGDHQHVMLGYSDSNKDAGFLAANWALYEAQETISAVVHGRGIGLTLFHGRGGSIARGGGPAAKAVLAQPVGLRNGGIRITEQGEVLSTRYHDLDIAHRVLEQMAYGVILGSQAARSERKPVDPAWPAAMAAMSAHSTEVYRALVHDPEFLTFWQQATPIDEIGELKLGSRPSYRKAGPRTLADLRAIPWVFSWMQSRFNLPGWFGLGSALEQYAARDAGLEQLRTMYREWLFFRLLIDNTQLTLGKADLGIARVYAGLVEDATLRERIFERIAAEFRRTEKWVLAVAGQNHLLGGEPVLANSIKQRNPYIDPLNYLQVEMIRRLRAGKLSDAERREAKRVIELTVSGIAAGLKNTG; this is encoded by the coding sequence ATGCCCACCGCCCACGCCGCCCCACGCCACGCTGCCGACGAACTTCCCCTGTTGCGCGCCGAAGTCCGCACGCTCGGCGCCCGGCTCGGCTCCATCATCGAGCGCCTCGAAGGCGCTCCCACGCTCCAGCTGGTCGAGGAATTGCGTTTGCTCGCCAAGGACAGCCGCGCCGGCAAGACCGCCGCCGCCGGGAAACTCGCCGCGCGCGTGCGCCGGCTCTCGCCGAAACAGGCGCTGAATCAGGCGATGGCGTTCACGCTGTTCTTCGAACTCGTCAACTTGGCCGAGGAGAACTTCCGCATCCGTCTCCTTCGCGCCCGCCGCGCGGATGCCGAGCAACGCAAGGAGTCGATTGCCGCCGCCGTTGCCGAGTTGAAGCGCCGCGCCGTGCCTGCCGACGAAGTGCAGGCGATCCTGGAGCAGCTCGACATCGAGCTCGTCTTCACCGCGCACCCGACCGAGGCCAAGCGCCGCACGCTGCTCACGAAGCTCGCCGCTCTGGCCGATGTGCTGCGGCACACGCCGGTCGGCGAGATGGCGGACAGCCCCGAGATCGAGCGCGAGATCGTGTCGCTCTGGCTGACCGACCGCGGCCGTCCGACGCCGCCGACGGTCATCGACGAGGCGCGCACCGGACTCTGGTATTTCGAGCGCACGCTCTATCACGTCCTGCCCGAGTTGCAGCGCGACCTCGCGGCGGCGCTGGCGAAGCATTACCCGACCGTGCGTCCTCCTCAGGGGTGGCTGCGCTTCGGCTCGTGGATCGGCGGCGACCGCGACGGCAATCCGTTCGTCACCGGCGACGTGACTCGCTCGGTGCTGAAAATGGAGCGCGATCTCGCCCTGACGGCGATGGGCCGCGGCCTGCAACGACTGGGTTGGTCGCTGACGTTGTCGTCGCTCCGCGAACCCGCGTCGCCGGCGCTCGCCCGCGTGGCGCAGAAGCTGGGGCAGCACTCGGCCGACTGGGACGAGATCAAGCGCCGCCATGAATTCGAACCGTATCGCCTGCTCGTGTTCACGCTGCGCTCGCGGCTGCGCGACGCGAAGCATCCGCTGACCGAGTCCGAGCTGCGCGAAGCCCTCGCGGCCATCGACGCCAGCCTGCGCCGGAGCCGCGCCGCGGTGATCGCCGACGGCACGTTGCGCGATGTCGAGAGCCGAGCCGCCACCTTCGGACTGCACACCGCGCGCCTCGATCTCCGGCAGCATTCGGCCTGGCATGCCCGGGCGGTCGCGGCGTTGCTCGCCCGCGACGACTATCCCGAGTTGCCGGAGGACGAGAAGTGCCGCCTGCTGGCCAGCGCGATCAAGGCCCCACCGCCGGCGCCGGCCGACGCGACCGGCGACCTGAAGGCCGCGCTGGAGTCGCTCGACGCCGTGCGCGGGGCGCCGTCCGAGGCACTCGGCATCTACATCGTCAGCATGACGAACGACGTCTCGGACCTGCTCGAAGTCGTGCTGCTCCAGACGGTGGCCGGCACGTGCCTGCCGGTGTCGCCGCTGTTCGAGACGCTCGAGGACTTGGAGAACGCGCCGCGTGTGCTGGAGCAGTTGTTCGACCAGCCGGTTTACCGGCGCTGGCTGAAGCGCCAGGGCGACCACCAGCACGTGATGCTGGGCTATTCCGACAGCAACAAGGACGCGGGCTTCCTCGCGGCGAACTGGGCGCTCTACGAGGCGCAGGAGACGATCTCGGCCGTCGTGCACGGACGCGGCATCGGCCTGACGCTTTTCCACGGCCGCGGCGGCAGCATCGCACGCGGCGGCGGCCCGGCGGCCAAGGCCGTGCTGGCGCAACCGGTGGGCCTGCGCAACGGCGGCATCCGCATCACCGAGCAGGGCGAGGTGCTCTCGACGCGCTATCACGACCTCGACATCGCGCACCGCGTGCTCGAGCAGATGGCCTACGGCGTCATCCTCGGCTCGCAGGCGGCGCGCTCCGAGCGCAAGCCCGTCGATCCCGCCTGGCCGGCGGCGATGGCAGCGATGAGCGCGCACAGCACCGAAGTCTACCGCGCGCTGGTGCACGACCCGGAGTTCCTGACCTTCTGGCAGCAGGCGACGCCAATCGACGAGATCGGCGAGCTGAAGCTCGGTTCGCGCCCGTCCTACCGCAAGGCCGGCCCGCGCACGTTGGCGGACCTGCGCGCGATCCCCTGGGTCTTCTCCTGGATGCAGAGCCGGTTCAACCTGCCCGGCTGGTTCGGCCTCGGCTCAGCGCTGGAGCAATACGCCGCGCGCGACGCCGGGCTCGAGCAGCTGCGCACGATGTATCGCGAGTGGCTGTTCTTCCGTCTCCTGATCGACAACACCCAGCTCACGCTCGGCAAGGCCGACCTCGGCATCGCGCGCGTCTACGCCGGCCTCGTCGAGGACGCGACGCTGCGCGAACGCATCTTCGAGCGCATCGCCGCTGAGTTCCGCCGCACCGAAAAATGGGTGCTGGCGGTCGCGGGGCAAAATCACCTGCTCGGCGGCGAGCCGGTGCTCGCGAACTCGATCAAGCAGCGCAATCCCTACATCGACCCGCTGAACTACCTGCAGGTGGAGATGATTCGCCGCCTGCGCGCGGGCAAGTTGAGTGACGCTGAACGCCGCGAGGCGAAGCGCGTGATCGAGCTGACCGTCAGCGGCATCGCGGCGGGGTTGAAGAACACGGGGTGA
- a CDS encoding dienelactone hydrolase family protein: protein MKPTVCILGLIVLLSGCSSAPRQPATPAKSGADAITLSVECTWHYLVQLPKEYREDGPAWPLVVFLHGSGERGSDLQLVARHGPPKLVAQGREFPFILVSPQCPEFGWWSAASIDVFVEQLSRRYHVDRQRVYLTGLSMGGFGTWDAAGLNPARYAAIAPICGGGELPPAILGERLKNLPVWAFHGAKDPLVQPAFSQERVDAINAAGGHAKLTMYPDAGHDSWSETYANPAFYEWLLAQKRPAPTNSAK from the coding sequence ATGAAACCCACCGTCTGCATTTTGGGCCTGATCGTTCTGCTCTCTGGCTGTTCCTCCGCGCCTCGGCAGCCGGCGACACCGGCGAAGTCGGGCGCGGATGCGATCACGCTCAGCGTCGAGTGCACTTGGCACTACCTCGTGCAGTTGCCGAAGGAATACCGCGAAGACGGTCCGGCGTGGCCGTTGGTGGTGTTCCTGCACGGCTCGGGAGAGCGGGGGAGCGACCTTCAACTCGTCGCGCGCCACGGTCCGCCCAAGCTCGTCGCGCAAGGCCGGGAGTTCCCCTTCATCTTGGTTTCGCCGCAGTGCCCCGAGTTCGGCTGGTGGTCGGCCGCGTCCATCGATGTTTTCGTCGAGCAGCTTTCTCGGCGCTACCACGTCGATCGTCAGCGCGTTTATCTCACGGGCTTGAGCATGGGCGGTTTCGGAACTTGGGATGCTGCCGGGCTCAACCCGGCGCGTTACGCGGCGATTGCGCCGATTTGCGGTGGCGGTGAATTGCCGCCGGCGATCCTCGGTGAGCGACTCAAGAATCTGCCGGTTTGGGCCTTTCACGGAGCGAAGGATCCGCTGGTGCAGCCGGCCTTTTCCCAGGAACGGGTCGACGCCATCAACGCTGCCGGCGGGCACGCCAAGCTGACCATGTATCCCGACGCGGGGCACGATTCGTGGTCCGAGACCTACGCGAATCCCGCCTTCTATGAGTGGTTGCTGGCGCAGAAGCGTCCGGCCCCGACAAACTCCGCCAAGTGA
- a CDS encoding alpha/beta fold hydrolase, which translates to MRFRRVFASYSVLLCVFVSALLAQQSAPAIPYGSNPSAGAYAQVNGVKLYYEIYGEGPALLMIHGNGGSISGRAAQIEFFSPRYRVIAVDSRCHGKSEVVAGELTYELMAEDLNALLDHLQVKSACIFGQSDGGIIGLLLAIHHPDKVGKLAIMGANLNPAGAYPWVLEWVDSKRKQVEELLAQGDKRAFLPVRKQHLDLLANHPHIPLSDLEKITAPVLVMAGDKDVIRPEHTQQIFEHLAHAHLAIFPGATHGVSSEKPALFDQTLETFFHEPFTRPDSKDYIK; encoded by the coding sequence ATGCGTTTCCGACGTGTTTTTGCCTCCTACTCGGTGCTGCTCTGCGTGTTCGTGTCGGCCTTGCTCGCGCAGCAGTCCGCCCCGGCCATCCCGTATGGCTCCAACCCCAGCGCCGGCGCCTACGCGCAGGTCAACGGCGTCAAACTCTACTACGAAATCTACGGCGAGGGTCCGGCCTTGCTCATGATCCACGGGAATGGCGGCTCGATCTCCGGCCGCGCCGCCCAGATCGAATTCTTCTCCCCTCGCTATCGCGTCATCGCCGTCGATTCGCGCTGCCACGGCAAAAGCGAAGTCGTCGCGGGCGAACTGACCTACGAGCTGATGGCCGAGGATCTCAACGCCCTCCTCGACCACTTGCAGGTCAAGTCCGCCTGCATCTTCGGCCAGAGCGACGGCGGCATCATCGGATTGCTCCTCGCCATCCATCACCCGGACAAGGTCGGGAAACTCGCGATCATGGGAGCGAACCTGAATCCGGCCGGCGCCTACCCGTGGGTGCTCGAGTGGGTCGACAGCAAACGCAAACAAGTCGAAGAGCTGTTGGCGCAGGGCGACAAGCGCGCGTTCCTGCCCGTCCGCAAACAGCACCTCGATCTGCTCGCGAACCACCCGCACATCCCACTGAGCGATCTCGAAAAAATCACCGCGCCCGTCCTGGTCATGGCCGGAGACAAGGACGTCATCCGCCCCGAGCACACGCAGCAAATTTTCGAGCACTTGGCGCACGCACACCTCGCTATCTTCCCGGGTGCGACGCACGGCGTTTCCAGCGAAAAACCGGCGTTGTTCGATCAGACGCTCGAAACCTTTTTCCACGAGCCTTTCACTCGTCCGGACAGCAAGGACTACATCAAGTAA